TAATTGAAGTAGCCGCATTTACAGATCTTAAGATGTAAAAAGACTTTTATTGAAGGTGAAAAACTAACGTTTTTGCTGGTGTcagttttttcagcgaaacgtcagtttttcaccttcaataaaagtttttcttacatcttaagacctgtgagtgcggctacTTGGATTGAGATGTGTTTCCTTACTGTAAAATCATTATGTGTATGCCAAgcttaattgtaaaaaaaaaaaatagatttaacataaaatcatgtaaaaaaagaattttgcaaTAGTTTTATACTCTTTTCACTTGTGGCTGATAATGTAATCCCTGCTCAAAAGAATAAACTGGTTACAAATATGCAATTCTCACATCCTTATTTAGGAGGAAAACAGGCAGATATTTCTGAAGGTACTATAGACTGCAGGAAGGGGATTGGTCTGCTCCATTTTCAGCACAAACAATGCTTGAAACCCTTTGTTCATACAATACAACAGCTTCATTCTCTGAAATGTTCTGTTTTGTGTTGATATCGGTCTGTTCTAGACTGTTTATTGGttgtttatttgccttttttccaaTCTTGAGATATCTTGTGCATGTAATGCACGTATCTTTCAACTTTAAGAAGTCTCTATAGGTGTTTTCACTGGCAAAACAGTACAGAACTGGGTCTGCTACACAGTTGAAGCTGGTTAACAACAAAGAGAAGTGATAGACATTAAATATTCTGGCAGCAAAAACACAGTTTTTCTCAAACATGGTTCGGATGACTACCAAGATATGGTATGGTCCAAAGCAGACCAGAAAAATTATAACAGTGCTTAGAACAAGTTGTTTGACCTGAATTTTTAACTTTCTTTGTGTTCCTTGACTGTGGCGCACTACTTTAAATATACTGCAGTAGGAAAACCCAAGCAAAAGGATTGGCAAAAGGAACCCAACAAAGAAGCGATAGTAGTTAATGCTGTGCTCCCAGGGTTTCATAGGATAATGTTCGAAGCAGATAATATGGCTTTCAGGATCTTTGGTGAATTCTCCGTGTGAGAAGAAGAAGTAACTGGTCAATAATTCCTTCAGCCAAATGACTATACTGACCAAAAGAGCAGTCTGCATTGTCCTTAGCTTGTAGAACCTAAACGGGTGCACCAAGGCAAGGTAGCGGTCAACCGAGATACAACAGAGGAATGCAATACTAATGTAGATGTTCTCATAGAGCAGGATGCCACAGATCTTGCACATCATTTCATTGTAGGTCCAGTTATCATGCTGCAGCACATACTGTATCCAGAAAGGCAGCGAGAAGATGTAGAGGAGGTCAGCGATTGTTAGGTTGCACAGGTATATGCCAAGTTCATTCTTTGCCTTGATTTGTAAATAGCCATAGTACAAGGACAAGCAGTTTGCAGGAAGGCCAACAAGTAACACGGTAATATAGACCACAGGGAACAGGGTTTGGTGAATTGTGTGGTCCAATGTACAATTTTCTTCAGTTGTATTGTCAGTAAATGTAAAATTTCCATGCCCTGCTGCTACCATTTTGTGTCTTGAAGCTTAACTTGGTTACTCCCAGTTCTTCACAAACAGTAGAGGctctattaacaaaaaaaataaaaaattagtcCTAGTCAaagtcctagtcgaaggtcgaagtagccaattcaatggtcgaagtagccaaaaaaatagtattttttattctattccttcactcaaaggaAATGTGCCCCTTAACAAAGCTACTCTTAACAAAACTACACAAAAATTGTTCATGTGCAAATAATCTGGTTATCCTTAATAGCAACACTTgtgtaatatactgtagatacaagCTTGTCCTTTATTTCAGTAACAAACgcaaacaaacatttaaaccctTCACCCCACCAACAAATTCTCCTGCTCCATGGTGTGACCAggtacataggggcagatttactaaagggcaaagtggcaaattCGCCAATGTAACCGCTTGCAGGGATAtcgcaatttactaatgggtgtaggcaccggtttcccccatacattttataacatatggaacgttaactatacagtgggctcatgtgaagggcattataatgactctaatgtctttattaaggttccctggacttgtgtaattaacagtggaaatataatgtacttgctgcaacatataacataaagtcGTCCATTCAACtctaaatttcccgccgtatgcgaATTAACCTGAGCGTAAGACCACTAGCGaatttggggggtggggggtttgtgccgactaggtttccttcccctttaagtcctgACTTCCAGCCTAAAACGCTGTGGACCTGATCAGGAGATCATCAACTGAATCTTGACTATTTATATAAATTCAATTAAATGACTTAAAATGTATCTTCTAATTCTATCTAAGCTTTTCCCATCAACTTTAATGGAGTTTTTaacttgataaaccatgagatcgAAGTTTTTCTCATCAAGCTGAATGTGGCTTAATTTcccctcccaacatttaaaaataggaaagagggagaaaaagttaTGCTGTGCGTagcacaattaaaacatttttgagcaTGCCCATAATGTGGCCACATGccctaaataccatgttcattttactaaatttggcaggttatggaaagtctgaacacatgtATGGAGGTTTTAGGGCAAtgctttatgtgttattacaggtttgctaatgaaggtgaattgcccttttatgggacagttgggaggtatggaagagGGGACAGTCAGCCAAGCAGTTTTGGCAGGAACCAACCACCTCCAGTTCTCCAGTAAcagcagaagaaaactgcaccaataAAGAAAGCTGAGGGTATCCAATATCTATGGCAAGACTGCATCACTATAACAGAATTAACCAATGTTCACATTCAAAGCAGGGTTTTTCCAGAACGTGTGTCTATATTATATAAAGTAGTGTAAGAAAGGTTGTGCACTATGTAATAAACCTAAATTTATAGTGACGGGAAAAACTCTTGCACTCTATAGTGCATACTATTGTATTTGATCACCGCTcacttatgtttttttcttggcgGCTTTACATGTGAATACTAAAATGGAAAATGCAGCTCCGGACTTCAGTTATATACATTAGTAGTGATGAATGAATTTTTTAACTTGCCATGGAtacgtgccaatttttttttgcgaaactgcagcgaaaatttgctgcagaaaaattaGCAGCGACAAAAACGTTGCAGAGAAAAAAACGcctataagaaaaaatgcccattgactttaatgcatttggacattaagaggccgattcaccaagggtcgaattaattttaattttaattaaccctcgatattcgactgggaattaaaatccttcgacttcaaatattgaagtcgaaggattttagagcagatagttcgatcgaacgatcgaaggattattcattcgatcgaacgattaaatcctttgaatcgaacgattcgaaggattttaatccaacgatcgaaggaatatccttcgatcaaaaaaacttaggaaagcctatggggaccttccccataggctaacattgagttcggtaggttttagatggcgaactagggggtcaaagtttttccttaaagagacagtacttcgattatcaaatggtcgaatagtcgaacgattttaagttcgaatccttcgatttaagttgaagtcgtagtcgaaggtcgaagtagcccattcgatggtcgaagtagcccaaaaaacacttcgaaattcgaagtttttttactccgaatccttcactcgaagttagtgaatcggtccctaagtcaccataagaaaaaacgctcattgactttaatgcatttggacaaaaaagtcaccataagaaaaaacgtctattgactttaatgcatttggaccaaaaagtcgccataagaaaaaacgcccatgcgtttggagtgagaaaaattgttgtgtgcgtaaacacccattgacttcaatgcattttgcaaattttttttttttactccgaatccttcactcgaagttagtgaatcggtccctaagtcaccataagaaaaaacgctcattgactttaatgcatttggacaaaaaagtcaccataagaaaaaacgtctattgactttaatgcatttggaccaaaaagtcgccataagaaaaaacgtctattgactttaatgcatttggaccaaaaagtcgccataagaaaaaacgcccatgcgtttggagtgagaaaaattgttgtgtgcttaaacacccattgacttcaatgcattttgcaaatttttcaccgttttcgcaaatttttgtgcagtttcacaaattgtttggcaaaatgggacagattcgctcatcactatacatTAGTATTCCATAGTGGACAAAAGAGTAGCCATTGCTTAAGACTCCTTTTTTGCGGTGATGATACTTTTTGGTTGGCTTAGTTCATTTACTTATTCTAACtatagcttatttattattaataataattattattattatatcagtaATTTGCATATTCTTGGCTGAAATGTGGAATCATGTAAGTAGTAGCCGTTTTTTAATTCATAGTCACATACAAAGTTTGTTTCCATCAATTTTAACACTGCTGTTTTAGGTTAGCTAGTTGGGGGCTCACTGGGAAATCCAATGCTGGGGATCAACTCAACCagaatcaggcccggatttgtggaaaggccacctaggcccgggtctagggtggcaggattctagggggacggcatgctgtccaaccacacccacattggcccagatgatgaaaatttgcacgaaaaaaggggaggggcaggGGCGACAAACGTCATTGggcctatgtaaatccggccctgaccagAATATTTCTCCTCGCACCAttagcttttctttatttttttctacttctctTTCATCACTTTTGTcttttgcttacattttttttcagtttgtcctcttgtttttctttttactttcattCTTCCCTCTATAACCCCCTTATTTCTCTTCCCTTACCTGTTCTTTCTTCTATTCTCCTCATTCCACTTTTCTCTCCTGTATCATTTGCCACAGTGCTTTCTTTGTATTCTTCCAAACCTTTGCCTTGAAAGCTGGTAAATGTTAAGAATAGTAGTTTGCATGTTACGTTAAAAGTTGAAGAAATAACTGCTACTACGACTGGGAAAACTGCTATAAAT
This Xenopus laevis strain J_2021 chromosome 8S, Xenopus_laevis_v10.1, whole genome shotgun sequence DNA region includes the following protein-coding sequences:
- the LOC108699795 gene encoding ovarian cancer G-protein coupled receptor 1; translated protein: MVAAGHGNFTFTDNTTEENCTLDHTIHQTLFPVVYITVLLVGLPANCLSLYYGYLQIKAKNELGIYLCNLTIADLLYIFSLPFWIQYVLQHDNWTYNEMMCKICGILLYENIYISIAFLCCISVDRYLALVHPFRFYKLRTMQTALLVSIVIWLKELLTSYFFFSHGEFTKDPESHIICFEHYPMKPWEHSINYYRFFVGFLLPILLLGFSYCSIFKVVRHSQGTQRKLKIQVKQLVLSTVIIFLVCFGPYHILVVIRTMFEKNCVFAARIFNVYHFSLLLTSFNCVADPVLYCFASENTYRDFLKLKDTCITCTRYLKIGKKANKQPINSLEQTDINTKQNISENEAVVLYEQRVSSIVCAENGADQSPSCSL